Sequence from the Sporohalobacter salinus genome:
AATCACTGCCTAATAAACACTTCATCCCCTCACAATTGTGAGGGGATACATAACTCATCTCCTAAATTAAATTTATATATCCCGACTACCTGGTTTATCAATCGGCAGTCCCTTTTCGCATAATGGACATTCCTCTGGTTCATAAGCCTCTACCTCTACAGTCAGTAATGCTTCCTTTTGAACACCAAAGTCCACTTCACCGCCACTACGGTCAACTAAGATACCTACGCCTACTAAATCTCCGCCGTTCTTTTCCACAACATCAATTACTTCCCGAACCGAACCACCAGTAGTAGTTACATCTTCAACTAATAAAACTTTATCTCCCTCATTAATTCTAAAACCACGGCGCAAAGTCATTTCTCCCTCTTCTCGTTCAGCAAAGATTGTCTTCTTACCTAATGCAGCTCCCATAGCATAAGACATAATAATACCGCCAATAGCCGGAGCAATCACCACATCAATCTCCCGCTCATCAAATCGGCTGGCCAATTCTTCACATAACTCCTTTACATATTCCGGATACTGGAACACCTGTGCGCACTGTAAGTATTGACTGCTATGTTTCCCTGAAGTTAACTTAAAATGTCCTCCCTGTAATACACCTGTCTTTTTAAATATTTCTCTTACTCTCGATTCATTCATAATCTATCACTCCTTATTAGGTTCATTTGCCACAAGACACTTAAATAATATTACAAGTTGTTACAATAATATAATTTAAAAACGCATCACGATAATTCTGCACTATTATTGTTGATATATTTCAAAAAGCAACTTAAAGCAGCCCCAGAGTGAAAAATAATTAACATATAATAAAAGAAAGATTTATAGTTTAGCTCTGTATCTAATTTATTGCTAGTTAACTAGGGCTGATTTTGGCAGCGTTTGAAATATATCAACTCTCACCTGCAACAATTCATCTACTTTATAGCCCTGCCAACTATCTCCTGAACTGAATCATATCCATGCTCACACAAATACTCCTCAATCCCATCAATGATCTCCATTGTAACTCTAGGATTACTAAAATTAGCTGTACCTATAGCTACAGCACTAGCTCCTGCCAGTAAGAACTCCACGGCATCACGACTATTCATAATTCCACCCATTCCGATAATCGGTAGGTCAACAGCCTGAGCCACCTGATAAATCATCCGTACAGCTACTGGTCGAATCGCTGGCCCTGATAATCCACCAATAGTATTAGCCAGAATTGGTTCTTGTTTATCAATATCTATCTTCATGCCAACCAAAGTATTAATTAAAGATATAATATCACTACCAGCTTCCTCCACTGCTTTGGCTATTTCCGTAATATCCGTCACATTCGGCGACAACTTTGTAATCACCGGCAGATCAGTATTCTTAGTTACTGCCTCTACTACGCCTGCCGCCATCTCAGGTTCAGTACCAAAGGCTAGACCGCCCTTCTTTACATTAGGACAGGAAATATTAACTTCCAAAGCAGCTATTCCCTCCGGTTTCGATAGCTTTTCAGCTAACTTTTGATACTCCTCAATAGTATTAGCTGACATATTAACAATAGTCCGAAACTCATAATCTCTAATTTTCGGAAGAATCTCAGCAATAAAGTAATCCACCCCAGGATTTTGCAGGCCAATAGCATTTAACATACCAGCCGGTGTTTCCGCAATTCGCGGCGTAGGATTGCCCTGTTTCGGCTCTAAAGTAGTACCTTTCACCATCACTCCGCCTAATCTATCCAAATCTACATACTCCTCATATTCTTCGCCAAAACCAAAAGTCCCAGAAGCCGTAAATACCGGATTACTTAATTGTAACCCACTAAGATCAACTGTTAAGTCAGGTTTATTCATCTAAAATCACCTCACTTGCCTCAAAAACTGGACCGTCAGTACAGGCCTTGCGATATTCAAATCCTTCGTCATTCTCCACCTTCACTTTACAAACACAAGAAAGACAGGCTCCAGTTCCACACCCCATTCGTTCCTCTAAAGAAACCTGTATTTCTATATCCTTCGTATTCACCAAAGATTGCATAGCCTTCAACATAGGTGTCGGCCCACAGGCAAAGACCTGTTCATATTTATCTTTGTCTAATTCCTGTTCTACTAATCTAGTTACATAACCCTTCTGACCAGCACTTCCGTCATTGGTAGCCACCTTTAATCCAACTGACAACTTTTCTAATTTATCTGTACAAAGCAACTGTTCTTTCCTTCTAGCCCCTAATAAAACCATTACCTCTTTATTTAATTCAACTAACTTCTCAACTAAAGCCATCAACGGAGCAAAACCGATACCTCCGCCGACAACCAAAATCTTGTTCTCAAGCTCTGTTAAATCAAATCCATTACCCAAAGGCCCCATTACATCAAGTTTCTTGCCAGCTTCTCTTTTAGCCAACTGTTTAGTTCCTTTTCCAAAAACTCGATAAAGCAGCACTATCTCTCCCCGATCTTGATTATATTGATGAACACTAATCGGTCGCCGCAATAAAGGATCAAGTCCCGGACCGCACTTAACATGTAAGAATTGGCCCGACTTTATTTCATCCACAAGCTCCGGCAGCGAAAGTACCAATCTATAATCAGATTCATTTAACTGCTTATTAGCCAGAATCTCTCCTTCTATCTGTTTAGACATTTCCTCTCCTCCTTACTAATCCATATAATCCTGCAAGGCTAGATATTTAAACTGATCCCTTCCTTCATTCTTAATCTCTTCTAATACATGCAAGATAGCTTCCGTAGTATCCAGAGACGTCAAACAAGGTAAGCCA
This genomic interval carries:
- a CDS encoding dihydroorotate dehydrogenase electron transfer subunit, with the protein product MSKQIEGEILANKQLNESDYRLVLSLPELVDEIKSGQFLHVKCGPGLDPLLRRPISVHQYNQDRGEIVLLYRVFGKGTKQLAKREAGKKLDVMGPLGNGFDLTELENKILVVGGGIGFAPLMALVEKLVELNKEVMVLLGARRKEQLLCTDKLEKLSVGLKVATNDGSAGQKGYVTRLVEQELDKDKYEQVFACGPTPMLKAMQSLVNTKDIEIQVSLEERMGCGTGACLSCVCKVKVENDEGFEYRKACTDGPVFEASEVILDE
- the pyrE gene encoding orotate phosphoribosyltransferase; translated protein: MNESRVREIFKKTGVLQGGHFKLTSGKHSSQYLQCAQVFQYPEYVKELCEELASRFDEREIDVVIAPAIGGIIMSYAMGAALGKKTIFAEREEGEMTLRRGFRINEGDKVLLVEDVTTTGGSVREVIDVVEKNGGDLVGVGILVDRSGGEVDFGVQKEALLTVEVEAYEPEECPLCEKGLPIDKPGSRDI
- a CDS encoding dihydroorotate dehydrogenase is translated as MNKPDLTVDLSGLQLSNPVFTASGTFGFGEEYEEYVDLDRLGGVMVKGTTLEPKQGNPTPRIAETPAGMLNAIGLQNPGVDYFIAEILPKIRDYEFRTIVNMSANTIEEYQKLAEKLSKPEGIAALEVNISCPNVKKGGLAFGTEPEMAAGVVEAVTKNTDLPVITKLSPNVTDITEIAKAVEEAGSDIISLINTLVGMKIDIDKQEPILANTIGGLSGPAIRPVAVRMIYQVAQAVDLPIIGMGGIMNSRDAVEFLLAGASAVAIGTANFSNPRVTMEIIDGIEEYLCEHGYDSVQEIVGRAIK